A single window of Ictalurus furcatus strain D&B chromosome 3, Billie_1.0, whole genome shotgun sequence DNA harbors:
- the si:ch211-223a10.1 gene encoding uncharacterized protein si:ch211-223a10.1: protein MPLVTRGSCVFEAVQRGDGEQVELLIQQDRTILKQRGWGGFTALHFAALHGNQPIAELLLNSGANPNIPCDSGQTPFHFACRHGNIRIMHKMLQQGADMRIVDQQGKTSLHHAVSGGSIVAMQYLWETTMFRFSDSDKFLITPLHMAASTGNTDVVRYLLRENRCLADAVDHQGATALHVAAEKGAVEVCWLLLRRTGLHILHVKTHSGLTPLDLCSRGTTCRHRQLTKMLVKFINKPKDQKPRESYVLYYWTLLLPSISGAVVLLIAASLGEKGGVLCGLFFPLLAKVTLSQYHRMSDYQRLPNPIYLGTLTAGMIHTLICFYYKILPNIWPAYALLNVTVLHFSVVIWLFWKLLTQDPGQLQAADTDPRFSSIADLVESNQNLSRFCIYCELFQVANCKHCRLCDICVMDYDHHCLFLNRCVGRNNHRVFLLFLLAMIVAQLFFVSIAGYYLQWRSKVEEGFSWSSVAMREAWVLLLLIINALAVLWETWLLSEQFNAISTGSTMYFRQCHHKKSSCSKRVATVVLFLVEGKNFRCQNQNAVDI, encoded by the exons ATGCCGCTGGTGACTAGAGGAAGCTGTGTGTTTGAGGCGGTTCAAAGGGGAGATGGTGAACAAGTGGAGCTGCTCATTCAACAGGACCGAACCATCCTGAAACAGAGAG GCTGGGGTGGATTTACTGCCCTCCATTTTGCGGCTCTTCATGGGAATCAGCCAATAGCTGAACTCCTCCTGAACAGTGGTGCGAACCCCAACATACCCTGTGATAGTGGACAAACCCCCTTTCACTTTGCTTGCCG acaTGGCAACATCAGAATCATGCACAAAATGTTGCAGCAGGGCGCAGACATGCGCATTGTAGATCAGCAGGGGAAAACATCATTGCATCATGCAGTCAGTGGAGGAAGCAT TGTTGCCATGCAGTACCTCTGGGAGACGACCATGTTCCGATTCTCAGATTCTGATAAGTTCCTGATCACCCCACTACACATGGCGGCATCTACCGGGAATACAGATGTGGTCCGGTATCTGCTACGAGAAAAT AGATGCTTAGCAGATGCAGTAGACCACCAGGGGGCAACAGCGCTGCACGTGGCTGCTGAGAAAGGCGCAGTTGAAGTGTGCTGGTTACTGCTACGCCGCACCGGACTCCACATTTTACACGTGAAAACCCACAGTGGCCTCACACCTTTAGACCTCTGCAGTCGCGGAACGACTTGTAG ACATCGGCAGCTCACCAAAATGTTGGTGAAGTTCATCAACAAACCAAAGGATCAGAAGCCCAGAGAATCATATG TGCTGTACTACTGGACGCTTCTTTTGCCGAGTATCAGTGGGGCAGTGGTGCTACTCATAGCTGCGTCCCTGGGAGAAAAAGGAGGTGTGCTCTGTGGACTGTTCTTTCCCTTGCTGGCAAAAGTCACCTTGTCTCAGTACCACAGAATGAGTGACTATCAGAG GTTACCAAATCCCATCTATCTTGGAACTTTGACTGCAGGCATGATTCATACCTTAATCTGCTTTTACTATAAAATTCTGCCTA ATATTTGGCCAGCTTATGCCCTCTTAAATGTTACAGTACTTCATTTCTCTGTGGTTATCTGGCTTTTCTGGAAGCTTCTAACCCAGGATCCAGGACAACTGCAGGCAGCCGATACAGATCCTAGATTCTCCAGCATAGCAGACTTGGTGGAGTCTAATCAGAATCTCAGTCGGTTTTGTATTTACTGTGAG CTGTTCCAAGTGGCCAACTGTAAGCACTGTCGTCTGTGTGACATTTGCGTCATGGATTATGATCACCACTGCCTCTTCCTAAACCGCTGCGTGGGCCGGAACAACCACCGTGTCTTCTTACTCTTCTTACTGGCCATGATAGTGGCTCAGCTCTTCTTCGTCAGCATTGCTGGATATTACCTTCAGTGGAGGTCGAAGGTGGAAGAGGGTTTTAGCTGGAGCTCAGTAGCAATGAGAGAAGCGTGGGTGCTTCTGCTTCTCATAATCAATGCACTTGCTGTCCTGTGGGAGACCTGGCTGCTCTCTGAGCAGTTTAATGCCATCTCTACTGGAAGCACCATGTACTTCAGACAATGTCACCATAAGAAGTCTTCTTGTAGCAAGCGTGTGGCCacagttgttttgtttctggTTGAAGGGAAGAATTTTAGGTGTCAAAATCAAAATGCTGTTGATATTTAA